The sequence below is a genomic window from Montipora capricornis isolate CH-2021 chromosome 14, ASM3666992v2, whole genome shotgun sequence.
GGCAAACGGCCGGTCAACGGAACTGGCTTATTCGTTTCAGCAGACTTTCGtggggggaggaacgcgtgacgaagccctacgGACTTCCGAGTGGGAGACTAGTGcttataaatttaaattttgtaatcTAGAATATGACATATAGTAGGTAGCTTGTACTGAGCTTTATTACATACCGTAACAGTGGCATGTAAGCGGGTGACGAAGCTTTGAGAATTACTGTATGtggaacgtgtttttttttgggaatGAATGGAAGAATAAATTTGTTCTAGTGTGAATGAAACGAGAGATTTTGTTATTACTAATTATAAAGCGAAGAGGACGTCAAAGGGAATCTCCTCTTCAATCAAAAACGTCGCTTAAAACAACCGGAAGTAAAGAGTTTGTATCTAAAATAAGAGTTTTCCCTCCGCCAACATCTTTAATTATTGTGACGTCTAGCTGTTATGCGAAGTTATAGCAGTGTCCCCGTAACAGTCAGAGCACTTGTCCTCTGCTCACCTAATCTTGTAATCTCTGGGCTAAAAAAAGACTTGGTCGAAtgcagcctcgttcccaggtttTTACGCGTTTAATCGCCGGGGCGAGTGTGCGACAAGTGTCGTCACTTTGGTTTCACGTAAGGACACTGGTAACGAGGCAGGGTGAGCATCTATTTAAAATGAAGCACGGTAGCCACGTTGAGGAGACCACCTTCATGCATCAGCAGAAGAGCTCAAAATGAGAGGGAAGAATTGTGGCGAATTTGTAAAGCCACGTTATTTGTTTTCCCCTAGTATCGAAAGGTAGGCGCGGTGGCCCCATACACCTtaatccaaaatggccaccattttaaaattcttttgtttgcttgcaaattagcccttgttgcctcgttcaaggttaaggtggcttactacagttttagaAGGTTTCAAAAGGTGAATACCAGAAATTgggaaatttaattaattttatgcatCAATAGTCtgacaacaaataaaaaacccTATATGAGACCATTGCTGCTTCAAATTACCGTTTGGGAAGTTAAAGGGGCACGAAACGTGAAGACCGTGCACGATTAGGGGGCCTGGGAACGAACTGGAAAAGTGTGTTTTACGGGAAACTGACCCGTACGACCACACCTaaaaattttttgttttatcgtAAACTACCAAAGAACATCcttacaaagtaaaaaaaaaatctgcaaggcagttttttcataattaatgaaaaagtcaaaattcgaatataaaaaaatttagcttacagattttgacaatttttgttgtgtAGGTCTGTCTTGGTCCTTGCTATGtatcctgaaattttgaggataGTTCGTACGGCTAGTTTTCGAGAAATTTAATGCAAAAGGGGACTTCTCGCAAACTTGGACGAGAATAGTAATACGCATGCGCAAGTGTTTTGGGGAAATCCCTAGCGTGCGCACTCGCGTGTTTTTATCGAACGAACTGAGGAATTCAGGTTATTTGAATCGGCCATAAAGGGTTTCAGACAGAAGACAAAGTGACTTTTTGCTGAATTACCATTCATTACTTGACCATGGTACTAATTCCTTCTGGTGTGGCTTTTACACAACTCACAACGCTCGCCTAAAAGATTCTACATGTACGAAAACGCGAGAGTGACAAAAGGCAATGCTACGCGAACGATTTCTACCAGTCAGTGAATGAGACTCTACAACTATTTCTCAATTCAAGTTAATGTCTTGAGGAAGTTGATTATCTTCTGCAATGTTATGCAGCACTTGGTACCTCGTGGCGATTTTCCTTTGGATGTCGAAGGCGGATTTGCCAGCAGAGCAGCGACACCTCGTGGTCCAGTCGACGAATACAGTTTCCTCAAGTCAGAAAATGACAAACCAGAGTCTGGAAGTTTTTTAGCAAGACTTTTCTTGATGATTGAATTATCAGAGTCGTCGTAGAGCCTGTTGTTGAACGTGAGAAGTCTTTCGTGGGCTTTGTCAAGATACTGGACATCTTCCTGGACTGTTgacagaatcatcgtgttactgTTGTTCACGATTTGTTCTGTTGTCAATTCGAGTTTTGACTGAAACAACACTTTGTCTAAAGCCATGACATCGGCTAAGCCTTGATGGGAATTATCAAATTCGCTCTGAAATAGACACTTGTAGATATCTCGCAGGTTTACTTTTGGAATCGATCCATCTGTTTTACGGAGCAACTGGTTGTTTTCCTTTAGAAGATGCCTGATCAAGACTAAACTGTCCGCGAATAGCAAGTCCAGTTCTTTGAATTTGGGTTCCGTTTCTGTATACTTGGCGATGCTTCGTATGAGCAATGGTGTGTCAAATGCGTTTGCGTTGTGTCCTatgagcaatatttttacaggtTTTGATGTTGCGTTTTTGATTGTGGCACTTGTGGATTTCAGGAAGTTAGCGAAAGACAGTAAACATTCTGGAAGAGAAACGGTTTGTAAAGCGAAACCATTTCTGTGGAGTACGCGTTCATTGCCGAACGATGCAATGCGAAACTTGTTGATATTACTTACATATATATTAATATCATGTTGAGGCAAGACAAATTTCGTAAACGAATCGCCAGTGCCGTGACAAAAAGCAGATAATTCGACGAGCTCGGCTTTTTTGCCACCAcaatttgtttctgtgtcgTAAATGACAAAGTTGTATTCAAAACCAGGGTTAAATGTCTGGTATCTTCTAGGTTTCCTAAAGCAAAACTGGGGTACTTGTTGTTCAAACTGAtagatttcagctttttgaatgCTAGCAGCAATTATTACTTCAGGATCCAGGGATAAAGTACTGCCTGACTCGTACACAGTTCCATCTCGTGATTCAAGTCTACTGTCCTTGCTAGAACGCACATTTCTAAGCTGCTTTCGCTTTTTCTTGAAATCCTTGCTTTGTTTCCGAAGTTGGTCTTGCTTCCTTTCATAATCCATTTTCGAAACCTGACTTGTCATGGTGCACCCCGGGTTAATATTTGCTGATTGCAAAACATTCAAGAGATATTGTTTACCCATATTTTTCTGTGCAACAGAACATGCCACTCTCTGGTCGGCACTCTCGCTACCTCCATAAAAACGTATTTTGGGGTTTTTGGAACCTATAGTACTGTTCAggctttcatttctttgtgaaGATGCATTGTGTGCTAGCTTCTTGATGACATTTTCACTactataaatttcaaaaacttctTCCAGTGATCTTTTCAGGCTTTCTCCTACAAGATCTTTACCAAAGGGTAAGTCCCTGTGTTTGTAGCTTGTTGGGTCTTGTTTGTACCCACACCAGGATTCTAAGCAGTGTTCGTGATTCCCAAAGGCATGAGGAACAATTAACCTTATTGCCTTTTGCATACCATCGGTGTTCCCTGCATTCTGTGCTACACTATAGCTGAAACATTTTCCTAAGTAATCTATGACTTTGTTTGATAATGCTGATTCACCCCGGGGGAACGATGTTTCACATTTCAATTTGTGCAAATGGTTAATTAATGTTCGCTTAGCATGCACAGTATCAGACCATTTTTCCACATGATAAACAACTTCTTCTCTTATTTTTGACAGTGTTGAGCAATCATCATCACCAATAAACACTGCATACTTTGCAGGGTTGTTGCTCTGTACTGGTGCTCTCTTAAATAATTCAACTGCACCTAGGGGTTCCattgattttgatgatgtttgatgGTTAACTCTGCAATCATGAGGTTTAGGATTGCCTCCAGTTTGACTGGCAGACTGGCATGTTCGACAGAATTTGTTTCTAGTTGTAAAGTCCAGTGCTTTCCCAGTTAATGAGCCCATTACCGCACCATGACCTGTCAGGGAATTGTGTGCACGACCTCGTTTGGACCATCCCATGTCATATGATACAGACAAGGGTAAGAGACCATCAGTATCCACAGTGCCGCCGTTTTCCTTCACCAGTTCACATTCCTTATCAAACATCACTTTGCATGTTGCCTTTGCCACCCCTTCCGCTATCTTCCCAACCTCGCGCTCTCTTACCTTGTATGTTTTCCTAGTCATATTTGGTATGTCAAGGGCTGTTAAGATTGAGTTGACATGGGAAAAACCAATACCGTTGTCAAGTGCAGCTAAAGCTACTCTTGTGTTGGCATCAAATGCTTTGGGTCCCCTGGAACCTGCACGGTGTTGTTTGCTGGTTGAAATGTGGTTTGTCTGGGAACAGATACTGCACTGAATAGCAAAAGTGCTTGAAATACCAAACTTCTTTTCAGCCATAACATTGAACAAAGAAAGTGGTCCTGCAAAGAGGtacaaatcttatttaaaagtATTCATTATTATGAGGCTATAAGGTATTAAGAAATTACAACTTAGTGTATGGTATCATCTGAACAAAGagaattgaaaagtaaaactgctTGTTTGAAAGGATACTGTTTATTGTGctaatatttttattgattatgaaattGTATTCACAGGgctgaatattttatttccatctTTATCACTGTCAAATAATTATGGTTTTTAGACATgcctgtattttcttttttcagctgatatttaatttttgttgttgtttacaaaaatattgtaaactCAATTGTATTGTGACAAAAATCCTAGAAAATATCAAGTCTCCCTGTCAACAGGTTGGTACAACAGAAAGCATATATGaga
It includes:
- the LOC138031922 gene encoding uncharacterized protein codes for the protein MLSLRASKDTNAEPPAKQKSTGRDEKPTDSQSHITRSKANCQKNKTNLHEPTSTVPLAGYRICDFGKLQKDLDKCQFCDQGPLSLFNVMAEKKFGISSTFAIQCSICSQTNHISTSKQHRAGSRGPKAFDANTRVALAALDNGIGFSHVNSILTALDIPNMTRKTYKVREREVGKIAEGVAKATCKVMFDKECELVKENGGTVDTDGLLPLSVSYDMGWSKRGRAHNSLTGHGAVMGSLTGKALDFTTRNKFCRTCQSASQTGGNPKPHDCRVNHQTSSKSMEPLGAVELFKRAPVQSNNPAKYAVFIGDDDCSTLSKIREEVVYHVEKWSDTVHAKRTLINHLHKLKCETSFPRGESALSNKVIDYLGKCFSYSVAQNAGNTDGMQKAIRLIVPHAFGNHEHCLESWCGYKQDPTSYKHRDLPFGKDLVGESLKRSLEEVFEIYSSENVIKKLAHNASSQRNESLNSTIGSKNPKIRFYGGSESADQRVACSVAQKNMGKQYLLNVLQSANINPGCTMTSQVSKMDYERKQDQLRKQSKDFKKKRKQLRNVRSSKDSRLESRDGTVYESGSTLSLDPEVIIAASIQKAEIYQFEQQVPQFCFRKPRRYQTFNPGFEYNFVIYDTETNCGGKKAELVELSAFCHGTGDSFTKFVLPQHDINIYVSNINKFRIASFGNERVLHRNGFALQTVSLPECLLSFANFLKSTSATIKNATSKPVKILLIGHNANAFDTPLLIRSIAKYTETEPKFKELDLLFADSLVLIRHLLKENNQLLRKTDGSIPKVNLRDIYKCLFQSEFDNSHQGLADVMALDKVLFQSKLELTTEQIVNNSNTMILSTVQEDVQYLDKAHERLLTFNNRLYDDSDNSIIKKSLAKKLPDSGLSFSDLRKLYSSTGPRGVAALLANPPSTSKGKSPRGTKCCITLQKIINFLKTLT